In a genomic window of Scyliorhinus torazame isolate Kashiwa2021f chromosome 5, sScyTor2.1, whole genome shotgun sequence:
- the LOC140421812 gene encoding uncharacterized protein, with product MEKPWKCGDCGMGFNYQSQLETHRRVHTGVRPFTCSVCGKGFTRSSHLLNHQLVHSDQRPFKCADCEKSFKGRNDLLTHQRTHTGERPFTCSMCMKGFTQSSQLLRHQLVHNDERPFKCADCEKSFKSRKNLLIHQRTHTGERPFTCSVCGKGFTRSSFLLSHQLVHSDQRPFKCANCEKSFKSRKDLLKHQRTHSGERPFTCSVCGKGFTQSSLLLSHQLVHTDQRPFKCADCEKSFKRKTYLLMHQRTHTGERSFTCSVCGKGFTQSSILMRHQLVHTDQRPFKCADCEKSFKRKTYLLIHQRTHTGERSFTCSVCGKGFTRSSVLLRHQLVHTDQRPFKCADCEKRFKSKQNLRKHQRVHTETES from the coding sequence atggagaaaccgtggaaatgtggggactgtgggatgggattcaattaccagTCTCAATTGGAAACTCACcgacgtgttcacactggggtaaggccgttcacctgctcggtgtgtgggaagggattcactcggtcatcacaccTCCTGAAccaccaacttgttcactctgatcagagaccttttaaatgtgctgactgtgagaagagctttaaaggcagaaatgatttactgacacaccaacgcactcacactggggagaggccattcacttgctccatgtgtatgaagggattcactcagtcatcccagctcctgagacaccaacttgttcataatgatgagagaccttttaaatgtgctgactgtgagaagagctttaaaagcagaaagaatttactgatacatcaacgcactcacactggggagaggccattcacctgctccgtgtgtgggaagggattcactcggtcatcattcCTCCTGAGccaccaacttgttcactctgatcagagaccgtttaaatgtgctaactgtgaaaagagctttaaaagcagaaaggatttactgaaacatcaacgcactcactctggggagaggccattcacctgctccgtgtgtgggaagggattcactcagtcatcactccTCCTGagccaccaacttgttcatactgatcagagaccttttaaatgtgctgactgtgagaagagctttaaaaggaaAACATATTTACTGatgcaccaacgcactcacactggggagaggtcattcacctgctccgtgtgtgggaagggatttactcagtcatcaaTCCTcatgagacaccaacttgttcatactgatcagagaccttttaaatgtgctgactgtgagaagagctttaaaaggaaAACGTATTTACtgatacaccaacgcactcacactggggagaggtcattcacctgctccgtctgtgggaagggattcactcggtcatcagtcctcctgagacaccaacttgttcatactgatcagagaccttttaaatgtgctgactgtgaaaagagatttaaaagtaaacagaatctgcggaaacaccagcgagttcacactgaaacagaatcatag
- the LOC140419710 gene encoding uncharacterized protein, protein MEKPWKCGDCGKGYRVPSKLEIHRRIHTGERPFTCSQCGKGFTQLFSLQSHQRVHNAERPFTCSQCGKGFTQLFSLQSHQRLHNAERPFICSQCGMGFTRLSHLQAHQRIHTGEKPFTCSACGKRFTQLSQLQSHQRVHTGERPFTCSQCGKGFSDSSTLRNHQRVHTGERPFTCSQCGKGFIQLFNLQTHQRVHSGEQSFTCTHCGKGFIDLFTLQKHLQLHSGERLFTCSQCGKEFTRLSHLQRHHQIHTGVRPFTCSQCGKEFTRLSHLQRHKQVHTGEKPFTCSQCGQGFAQLYHLKSHQRVHTGEKPFTCSQCRMGFTRLSNLQTHQRVHTGEKPFTCSQCGKGFTRLSSLQSHQRIHTGERPFTCSQCRKGFIDLSILQRHQRIHTGERPFTCPQCRKGFIDSSNLLRHQRVHTGEKPFTCSQCGKGFTQLSSLQAHQRLHTGWKHSPALGAGRESLISSTCRQISEFTLGSGWSPTLSVGKDSVIHSTCKSIREFTMGRGHC, encoded by the coding sequence atggagaaaccgtggaaatgtggggactgtgggaagggatacagagtcccatctaagctggagattcatcgacgcattcacactggagagaggccattcacgtgctcacagtgtgggaagggattcactcaattattcaGCCTGCagtcgcaccagcgagttcacaatgcggagagaccattcacctgctctcagtgtgggaagggattcacacagttattcagcctgcagtcacaccagcgacttcacaatgcggaaagaccattcatctgctctcagtgtgggatgggattcactcggttatctcacctgcaggcacaccagcgaattcacactggagaaaaaccgttcacctgctctgcgtgtgggaagagattcactcagttatctcagttgcagtcacaccagcgtgttcacactggggagaggccattcacctgctctcagtgtgggaaaggattcagtgattcatccaccttgaggaaccatcagcgagttcacactggggagaggccgttcacctgctcccagtgtgggaagggattcattcaattaTTCAACctacagacacatcagcgagttcactctggggagcagTCGTTTACCTGCActcactgtgggaaaggattcattgatcttttcaccctgcagaaacatctgcaacttcacagtggggagaggttattcacctgctctcagtgtgggaaggaattcactcggttgtctcacctgcagagacaccaccaAATTCATACTggggtgaggccattcacctgctctcagtgtgggaaggaattcactcggttatcgCACCTGCAGAGGCataagcaagttcacactggggagaagccatttacctgctctcagtgtgggcagggatttgctcagttatatcacctgaagtcacatcagcgagttcacactggggagaagccgttcacctgctctcaatgtaggatgggatttactcggttatctaacctgcaaacacaccagcgagttcacacaggagagaagccattcacctgctctcagtgtgggaagggattcactcggttatccagcctgcagtcacaccagcgaattcacactggggagaggccattcacctgctctcagtgtaggaagggattcattgatttatctatcctgcagagacatcagcgaattcacactggggagagaccgttcacctgccctcaatgcagaaagggatttattgattcatcgaACCTGcttagacaccagcgagttcacactggtgagaaaccgttcacctgctctcagtgtgggaagggattcactcagttatccagcctgcaggctcaccagcgacttcacactgggtggaaacattcacctgctctcggtgcggGAAGGGAATCATTGATTTCTTCAACCTGCAGAcagatcagcgagttcacactggggagcggctgGTCACctactctcagtgtgggaaaggattcagtgattcattcaACCTGCAAAAGTATCAGAgagttcacaatggggagaggccatTGTTAG